The Candidatus Gracilibacteria bacterium genome has a window encoding:
- a CDS encoding O-antigen ligase family protein → MKIENIGRIVTLCFVALLPWSVIFSVFGTERLHLDIARYFKEIFLGVIGILYIYEIIKRKLKITFDTIDWAILGFIGVLLVVSVINGTSLKGILYGLRYDAGFLLAFMLFRRVLDLWGISFQKIARVFLISGGIMLFLGLLIRYVFSETILTLVGFSDKVSVWDAGGPPPIFHGIPGAAVARFQGLLEGPNQMAFFLILYIGVYLSVFAKWRKYFFMNILVVGGLLFLLMQTYSRSGYAGVFLGGLYAAGYTIFQMIRRGNIVKKYKITLGKILMAVAVVIGISLVFILQFGNKIAPIFERHGSTSGHFERMYIGLLRFRDHPFGQGLAQSGPASRSVFSVNQIPALEPSKDESIRHVVDILKKRNPDFIYDSETYYIPESWYIQQMIEGGIFGIILFLSILLLIVFKLKNYTYILGATLGILLMNLVLHSFESVHTVMIWSMIVASIMVIPKKISTNISL, encoded by the coding sequence ATGAAGATTGAAAATATTGGTAGAATTGTGACACTGTGTTTTGTGGCACTTTTGCCGTGGTCTGTTATTTTTTCTGTTTTTGGTACCGAACGGCTTCATCTCGATATAGCTCGGTATTTTAAAGAGATTTTTTTGGGAGTTATCGGTATCTTATACATCTATGAAATCATAAAGCGAAAACTCAAGATAACATTTGATACCATTGATTGGGCGATTCTATGATTTATTGGAGTCCTTCTCGTGGTGAGTGTCATCAACGGTACTTCTCTCAAGGGAATTCTCTATGGATTACGATATGATGCTGGTTTTTTATTGGCCTTTATGCTTTTCAGAAGAGTGCTGGATCTCTGGGGCATCTCATTCCAAAAAATTGCCAGAGTTTTTTTGATATCCGGAGGAATTATGCTTTTTCTCGGGCTTCTCATTCGTTATGTTTTTAGTGAGACTATCCTGACCCTTGTATGATTTAGTGATAAAGTAAGTGTGTGGGACGCAGGATGACCTCCTCCTATTTTTCATGGTATTCCATGAGCAGCTGTTGCACGATTTCAGGGATTGCTGGAGTGACCCAATCAGATGGCCTTCTTTTTGATTCTCTATATTGGCGTCTATCTATCAGTTTTTGCCAAGTGGAGAAAGTATTTTTTTATGAATATATTGGTTGTAGGAGGTTTACTTTTTCTCTTGATGCAGACATATAGTCGAAGTGGATACGCTGGAGTCTTCTTGGGTGGTCTCTACGCTGCAGGGTATACGATATTTCAGATGATACGACGAGGAAATATAGTAAAAAAATATAAGATTACCCTCTGAAAAATACTGATGGCAGTGGCTGTTGTTATTGGCATATCCCTTGTTTTTATATTACAATTTGGCAATAAAATTGCACCTATCTTCGAACGACATGGATCAACTTCAGGGCATTTTGAGCGTATGTATATTGGACTTCTCCGCTTCCGTGATCATCCCTTTGGACAGGGGCTTGCGCAGTCATGACCAGCGAGTCGTTCGGTTTTTTCCGTGAACCAAATACCAGCCCTAGAACCATCAAAAGATGAAAGTATTCGCCATGTTGTCGATATTTTGAAAAAACGTAATCCAGATTTTATCTATGATTCAGAGACGTACTATATACCAGAAAGTTGGTATATTCAACAAATGATAGAAGGGGGGATATTTGGTATTATACTTTTTTTGAGCATTCTCTTATTGATAGTCTTCAAATTAAAAAACTATACATATATTCTCGGAGCGACACTCGGCATACTCCTGATGAATCTTGTTCTTCATTCATTTGAATCTGTACATACTGTGATGATATGGAGCATGATTGTTGCGAGTATTATGGTTATCCCGAAGAAAATTTCGACAAACATTTCCTTATAA
- the rsmA gene encoding 16S rRNA (adenine(1518)-N(6)/adenine(1519)-N(6))-dimethyltransferase RsmA, with protein MVKSSITAKKHLGQNFLQNKNILDTIIASNDLSQNDILEIGPGPGDLTECILSKNPHSLTVIEIDPDMIAILEKRFQNQNIHICQNDVLKVNISDTSYSKNTNSITMPEEYIIYGNIPYYITSPILMHFLYDVTHLPRAMHLTMQKEVAERILARDKKHSVLSLACQLMANISKICDIHPNNFVPVPKVWSTCLRFELKKGHNRDEIKKILTIMKQGFSQKRKKLFSNLIHAGYNENIIRDAFMSSGLSENIRAEDITTENWKLLAQKILGL; from the coding sequence ATGGTAAAATCCTCTATCACAGCGAAAAAACATCTGGGACAAAATTTCTTACAGAATAAAAATATCCTCGATACCATTATCGCTTCTAACGACCTCTCTCAAAATGATATATTAGAAATTGGTCCTGGCCCTTGAGACCTCACAGAATGCATTCTTTCAAAAAATCCTCATTCTCTCACGGTGATCGAGATAGATCCTGATATGATTGCTATTTTGGAAAAAAGATTTCAAAATCAAAATATTCATATCTGTCAAAATGATGTACTGAAAGTAAACATATCAGATACTTCCTATTCTAAAAATACGAACAGTATCACTATGCCTGAGGAATATATTATTTATGGTAATATTCCCTATTACATTACATCCCCTATTCTGATGCATTTTCTGTATGATGTGACTCATCTTCCCAGAGCGATGCACCTAACAATGCAAAAGGAAGTCGCAGAACGTATTTTGGCTCGTGATAAGAAACATTCGGTTCTTTCTCTCGCATGTCAACTGATGGCAAATATCTCAAAAATATGTGATATTCACCCCAATAATTTCGTGCCTGTTCCAAAAGTCTGGTCGACATGCCTTCGCTTTGAACTCAAAAAATGACATAACCGTGATGAAATAAAAAAAATACTTACTATCATGAAGCAAGGGTTTTCTCAGAAAAGAAAAAAGCTTTTTTCAAATCTCATACATGCAGGATATAATGAGAATATTATACGAGATGCCTTTATGTCATCCTGACTCTCAGAGAATATCCGAGCAGAAGATATCACCACTGAAAATTGGAAATTATTAGCTCAAAAAATACTCTGATTATAA
- a CDS encoding Hsp20/alpha crystallin family protein produces the protein MFKFLKRPSDSDIGMDDNHTLVGGKYNIPVQDNDIPQGEDVGQIAVDILEIHEGYIIIAPLAGVPRSDVDVSVSRNVLTISGNRPEPEIYQEALKVPVQECFYGPFSRSIILPENLALDTIRATIERGMLIVTIPYLIVDTRSVKVEHIEDFDS, from the coding sequence ATGTTTAAGTTTTTGAAACGCCCGTCGGATAGCGACATCGGAATGGATGATAATCATACACTCGTATGATGAAAATATAACATTCCAGTACAGGATAATGATATTCCCCAGGGAGAAGACGTCGGACAGATAGCAGTCGATATCCTCGAGATCCACGAGTGATATATCATCATTGCTCCTCTTGCTGGCGTGCCAAGAAGCGACGTAGATGTCAGCGTATCGCGTAATGTACTCACTATCAGTGGCAATAGGCCTGAACCAGAAATCTATCAAGAAGCTCTCAAAGTACCTGTCCAAGAATGTTTCTATGGCCCATTTTCTCGGTCTATTATTCTGCCAGAAAATCTCGCACTCGATACTATCCGTGCCACGATAGAACGAGGTATGCTCATCGTCACTATCCCCTATCTCATCGTCGATACGAGAAGTGTGAAGGTCGAACATATAGAAGATTTTGATTCCTAA